A single region of the Liolophura sinensis isolate JHLJ2023 chromosome 9, CUHK_Ljap_v2, whole genome shotgun sequence genome encodes:
- the LOC135475462 gene encoding uncharacterized protein LOC135475462 produces the protein MAAMKPEASTSVSSSRILTKAVVKSNRDDKSSVDLTEFLSSEYESCMMCQGFYGRSFGQPVCSTCHIFLFITDINKDEEGEGGEEYKEKADSDDSGNEEPDMAADFYMKPESRSKVLRSGSHKMDKLAERISSLTIPRDTEKEAVPEGLVDSLPPEVLLVVFNYLDDISLWTAGNVCQRWRQILEGETTEDQWKHFICLRWPLFRPQYRVRCWRTVYAKLLESSPCRYCLESMMLQSTPPIEENSWRHRRLRSELKTLRTDPPEGIQATPLDRHCCHWQASITGPQGSPYQGGLFLLYLQIPESYPMRPPKVRFITKIFHPNISRHGDVGLDSIHHNWSLALTISKVLISIQSLLTDPYCKVCMEPSIGQLFTKHRAEFDRIARLWTWKYAMHDYLPPCDINLTWL, from the exons ATGGCTGCCATGAAGCCCGAAGCGTCCACTTCAGTGTCCTCATCGCGGATACTGACCAAAGCTGTTGTCAAGAGTAACAGGGATGACAAGAGTAGTGTGGATCTCACCGAATTTCTCTCCTCAGAG TACGAGAGCTGCATGATGTGTCAGGGATTTTACGGGCGTAGTTTTGGTCAACCAGTCTGCAGCACTTGTCACATCTTTCTTTTCATCACTGACATCAACAAAGATGAGGAAGGTGAAGGTGGAGAGGAATATAAAGAG AAAGCTGATTCTGACGACTCGGGTAATGAGGAGCCTGACATGGCTGCAGATTTCTACATGAAGCCTGAGAGTCGCTCCAAGGTCCTTCGTTCCGGCTCTCACAAGATGGACAAGCTGGCAGAAAGGATAAGCTCCCTGACCATTCCCAGAGACACGGAAAAAGAAGCAGTACCCGAGGGTCTGGTGGACTCGCTACCCCCTGAAG TGCTACTGGTAGTGTTCAATTACCTGGATGATATCTCACTATGGACAGCTGGAAATGTCTGCCAAAGATGGAGGCAGATCTtggaaggggagacaactgaggATCAGTGGAAACACTTCATCTGTCTTAGATGGCCCCTTTTCCGACCTCAGTACAGAGTCAGATGCTGGAGGACTGTCTATGCTAAACT ACTTGAGAGCTCCCCGTGTAGGTACTGTTTGGAGAGCATGATGTTACAG AGCACACCCCCTATAGAGGAGAACTCCTGGCGACATCGAAGACTGAGGAGTGAACTTAAGACTCTGCGGACTGACCCCCCAGAGGGCATCCAAGCCACGCCCCTTGACAGGCACTGCTGCCACTGGCAGGCATCAATCACTGGCCCTCAGGGAAGCCCTTACCAAGGAGGACTCTTCTTACTTTACCTGCAGATTCCAGAGAG TTATCCTATGAGGCCTCCCAAAGTGAGATTCATCACAAAAATCTTCCACCCCAATATCAGTCGTCACGGTGATGTAGGGCTGGACTCCATTCACCATAACTGGAGCTTGGCATTAACGATATCCAAAGTTCTGATCAGCATACAGTCTCTGTTAACGGACCCCTACTGTAAAGTGTGCATGGAGCCCTCAATAGGCCAGCTTTTCACAAAACACCGTGCAGAGTTTGACAGGATTGCGCGCTTGTGGACATGGAAGTATGCCATGCATGACTATCTACCACCTTGTGATATTAACCTCACCTGGCTCTAG